The following coding sequences lie in one Triticum urartu cultivar G1812 unplaced genomic scaffold, Tu2.1 TuUngrouped_contig_1199, whole genome shotgun sequence genomic window:
- the LOC125526642 gene encoding long chain acyl-CoA synthetase 4-like, with protein MADATRKYLVQVAEGREAAPEEGGAPSAGPVYRCAAGSGGASPPAVPGLESCWDIFRLSVEKYPDNPMMGRREIVDGKAGKYTWVTYKEVYDTVIKVGASIRSCGINKGGRCGIYGGNSPEWVVSMQACNAHGIYCVPLYDTLGAGAIEFILCHAEVEIAFVEEKKIGEVLKTLPNATKFLKTIVSFGKVSPDEKEKVEQNGLSIYSWSEFVLKGDGAEEKYELPPKDKADICTIMYTSGTTGDPKGVLISNKSIITIVSAVDEFLHNSNEQIREDDVYISYLPLAHIFDRVIEEVFIHHGASIGFWRGDVKLLVEDIGELKPTIFCAVPRVLDRIYGGLQDKVSTGGFLKKTLFNVAYKYKQGNMIKGSKHEDAASIFDKLVFTKVKRGLGGRVRVILSGAAPLSNHVEEFLRVVTCSHVLQGYGLTETCAGSFVSLPNNMSMLGTVGPPVPYVEVRLESVPEMGYDALSKESPRGEICIRGDTLFSGYYKREDLTKEVLVDGWFHTGDIGEWQHDGSMKIIDRKKNIFKLSQGEYVAVENLENIFGQAPNVDSIWVYGNSFESCLVAVINPNKQGLERWAESNGVSGDFASICGDAKAKEFILEELSKTGKEKKLKGFEMIRAVHLEPVLFDMERDLITPTYKKKRPQLLKYYQGIIDEMYKSMK; from the exons atggCGGACGCCACGAGGAAGTACCTGGTGCAGGTGGCGGAGGGGAGGGAGGCGGCGCCCGAGGAGGGCGGCGCGCCGTCGGCCGGGCCCGTCTACCGCTGCGCCGCCGGCTCCGGCGGGGCGTCGCCGCCCGCCGTGCCGGGGCTCGAGTCATGCTGGGACATATTCCG TTTGTCTGTGGAAAAGTACCCTGACAACCCGATGATGGGCCGCCGTGAAATCGTGGACGGAAAG GCTGGCAAGTACACATGGGTGACTTACAAAGAAGTATACGACACTGTGATCAAGGTGGGGGCTTCAATCCGGAGCTGTGGCATCAACAAG GGAGGACGATGTGGTATCTATGGAGGCAATAGCCCTGAGTGGGTTGTCAGTATGCAG GCCTGCAATGCCCATGGCATTTACTGTGTTCCATTGTATGACACACTTG GTGCTGGGGCAATAGAATTTATATTGTGCCATGCAGAGGTCGAAATTGCTTTTGTGGAGGAGAAGAAGATTGGAGAG GTACTCAAGACATTACCAAACGCGACCAAATTTTTGAAGA CCATCGTGAGCTTTGGTAAGGTCAGCCCTGATGAGAAGGAAAAGGTTGAGCAGAACGGATTGTCTATCTACTCATGGTCCGAGTTTGTGCTTAAG GGAGATGGGGCTGAAGAGAAGTATGAACTCCCTCCAAAGGATAAGGCTGACATATGCACGATAATGTATACCAGTGGAACAACTGGTGATCCAAAGGGAGTTTTAATCTCTAATAAGAGTATTATCACCATTGTTTCAGCAGTGGATGAGTTCCTTCACAATTCAAATGAACAG ATTCGTGAGGATGATGTTTACATTTCTTATCTTCCGCTTGCCCACATATTTGACCGTGTGATTGAGGAGGTGTTCATTCACCACGGGGCCTCAATTGGATTTTGGCGTGGA GATGTCAAACTCTTGGTTGAAGACATTGGAGAACTCAAACCAACAATATTCTGTGCTGTTCCACGTGTGCTAGACAGAATCTATGGAG GACTTCAAGATAAAGTCTCAACTGGTGGCTTCCTAAAGAAGACATTGTTCAATGTTGCGTACAAATA CAAGCAAGGGAACATGATAAAAGGAAGCAAGCATGAAGATGCTGCTTCTATTTTCGACAAACTAGTCTTCACCAAG GTGAAACGAGGACTAGGTGGTAGAGTGCGAGTAATTTTATCAGGCGCAGCTCCTCTATCTAATCATGTCGAGGAGTTTCTGCGTGTCGTTACATGCTCTCATGTTCTCCAAGGCTATG GTCTCACAGAGACCTGTGCTGGGTCTTTTGTTTCGTTGCCAAACAACATGTCCATGCTGGGAACTGTCGGCCCTCCTGTCCCATACGTTGAAGTACGCTTAGAGTCTGTTCCTGAGATGGGTTATGATGCATTATCAAAAGAATCACCTCGTGGTGAGATTTGCATCAGAGGGGACACCTTGTTCTCAGGGTACTATAAGCGAGAAGACCTCACCAAGGAAGTCTTGGTCGATGGCTGGTTCCACACAG GAGACATTGGTGAGTGGCAGCATGATGGAAGCATGAAGATCATCGACCGCAAGAAGAACATCTTCAAGCTTTCCCAAGGAGAATACGTCGCGGTTGAGAATCTAGAGAACATATTTGGTCAAGCTCCTAATGTCGATTCG ATTTGGGTGTACGGAAACAGCTTCGAATCATGCCTGGTTGCGGTGATCAACCCCAACAAGCAAGGTCTGGAACGATGGGCTGAGTCGAACGGGGTTAGCGGAGACTTTGCCTCGATATGCGGAGATGCTAAAGCGAAAGAGTTCATCTTGGAAGAACTGAGCAAAACTGGCAAAGAGAAGAAG CTCAAAGGCTTTGAGATGATCAGGGCTGTTCATCTGGAGCCGGTGCTCTTTGACATGGAGCGCGACCTCATCACCCCGACTTACAAGAAGAAGCGGCCGCAGCTCCTCAAATATTATCAG GGCATCATTGACGAAATGTATAAGAGCATGAAGTAG